Proteins from a genomic interval of Gemmatimonas sp.:
- a CDS encoding M20/M25/M40 family metallo-hydrolase — protein MARRPRGADGISAAGDAWGSALTDAAVAHRSWTLDQQILLTQTAAPTGNESARARLVQLALRQAGSSTVRLDAVGNVCDVHGKGTVPPLVCMAHLDAVYEAGAPVGMVPVHRDGPVVRAPGIGDNGRGLAALLTLARLLRAPQFAARLMRPVHLVATVGEEGDGNLRGARAWFNEAARQGVSPHAVIAVDGPGDESIVHHAVGSHRLRVTLRGAGGHSWVHAHAANPIHALGEFIAAAARLGDAHRRDVVVHVTRMQGGESLTAVPQQAWVEIDVRGTSAVRLEWVRQELRRLVARLTPPSLRAEFTVLGDRPAGVLDASHPLVQAAVRATEAVGRCPRSAVASSDANIALSRGIPAIALGAGGAGGGAHTRDEWYDDTHAVRGLDRLIRLVVQLAAS, from the coding sequence ATGGCACGGAGACCTCGAGGCGCCGATGGGATATCGGCTGCCGGTGATGCGTGGGGCTCAGCGCTCACCGACGCTGCGGTGGCGCACCGGAGCTGGACACTCGACCAGCAGATCCTGTTGACGCAGACTGCCGCTCCCACCGGCAACGAAAGTGCCCGGGCGCGTCTCGTGCAACTGGCGCTGCGGCAGGCAGGCTCCTCGACCGTGCGCCTCGATGCGGTCGGGAATGTCTGCGATGTGCACGGCAAGGGGACGGTGCCGCCGCTGGTATGCATGGCGCATCTCGATGCCGTTTACGAAGCCGGAGCACCAGTTGGCATGGTGCCGGTGCACCGCGACGGCCCCGTTGTCCGAGCCCCCGGCATTGGCGACAACGGACGCGGGCTGGCCGCACTGCTCACGCTGGCGCGGCTGCTGCGTGCCCCGCAGTTTGCGGCACGCCTGATGCGCCCGGTCCACCTGGTGGCCACCGTGGGCGAGGAGGGAGACGGCAACCTGCGCGGCGCGCGCGCCTGGTTCAACGAGGCCGCGCGGCAGGGAGTGTCACCGCATGCCGTGATTGCCGTGGATGGCCCTGGGGACGAGTCCATCGTGCACCACGCGGTCGGCTCGCATCGCCTGCGCGTCACGCTGCGCGGAGCGGGTGGGCACAGTTGGGTACACGCCCACGCGGCCAATCCCATCCACGCCCTCGGCGAATTCATTGCGGCCGCCGCGCGCCTCGGGGATGCCCACCGACGTGATGTCGTCGTGCACGTGACTCGCATGCAGGGAGGCGAGTCGCTCACCGCCGTTCCGCAGCAGGCGTGGGTGGAAATCGACGTGCGCGGCACGTCGGCGGTGCGCCTCGAGTGGGTGCGGCAGGAACTGCGTCGTCTGGTAGCACGACTCACGCCGCCGTCACTGCGCGCCGAGTTCACCGTGCTGGGCGACCGGCCGGCCGGCGTCCTCGATGCGTCGCATCCGCTGGTGCAGGCGGCCGTACGGGCCACCGAAGCGGTGGGGCGCTGCCCCCGTTCAGCGGTCGCCAGCTCCGACGCCAACATCGCGCTCTCGCGCGGCATTCCCGCCATCGCCCTGGGAGCCGGCGGTGCCGGCGGCGGGGCACACACACGCGACGAGTGGTACGACGACACGCACGCCGTGCGAGGTCTTGATCGCCTGATACGGCTGGTCGTGCAGCTCGCGGCCAGCTGA